AGAAGGCCGCGGCCGGCAAGCTCGTCGGTGGCGCGCGCGCCCGCGTGAACCAGGCGTTCGCTGCGAAGGAGGCCGCGATCGCGGCCGAGGAGGACGCCGCCCGGCTCGCCGCCGAGGCCGTGGACGTCACCGCCCTCCCGACCCGCTGGACGCCGGGCGCCCGGCACCCGCTGAGCCTCCTCCAGGAGCGCATCGCCGACATCTTCATCGGCATGGGCTGGGAGCTCGCGGAGGGCCCGGAGCTGGAGAGCGAGTGGTACAACTTCGACGCCCTCAACTTCGACGCCGACCACCCGGCGCGCGCGATGCAGGACACCTTCTTCGTCGAGCCGACGAACGCGCACCTGGTGCTGCGCACGCACACCTCCCCGGTGCAGCTCCGCGCCCTCCTCGGCAACGAGCTGCCGGTCTACCGCATCGCGCCGGGCCGGGTGTTCCGCACCGACGAGTTCGACGCGACGCACCTCCCGGTCTTCACCCAGACCGAGGGCATCGCCGTCGACAAGGGCCTGACGATGGCGCACCTGCGCGGCACGCTCGACCACTTCGCCAAGACGCTCTTCGGCGAGGGCGCGCGCGTGCGCCTCCGCCCCAACTACTTTCCGTTCACCGAGCCGAGCGCCGAGCTCGATCTCTGGCACCCGACCTTCAAGGGCGGCGCGCGCTGGATCGAGTGGGGCGGCTGCGGCATGGTGAACCCGAACGTGCTGCGCTCGGCGGGCATCGACCCGGAGGTCTACTCCGGGTTCGCGTTCGGGATGGGCGTCGAGCGGGCGCTGATGTTCCGCAACGACGTCAAAGACATGCGCGACATGGCCGAGGGCGATGTCCGGTTCTCCCAGCAGTTCGGAATGGTGGTCTGATGCGCGTCCCCCTGAGTTGGCTCGGCGAGTACGTCGACCTCGAGCCGGGCACCACGGCCGAGGAGGTCCACGCCGCCCTCGTGTCCGTCGGGCTCGAGGAGGAGGACATCCACACCTTCGAGATCAACGGCCCCGTGGTCGTCGGCCAGGTGCTGGACTTCGTGGAGGAGCCGCAGAGCAACGGAAAGACCATCCGCTGGTGCCAGGTGCGTGTCGCGCCGGAAGGCCAGAAGGCCGCCGACGGCGGCGAGGCTGTCCACGGCATCGTCTGCGGCGCCCGCAACTTCTTCGTCGGCGACAAGGTCGTCGTGACGCTGCCGGGCTCCGTGCTGCCCGGCCCGTTCCCGATCGCCGCGCGCAAGACCTACGGCCACGTGTCGGACGGCATGATCGCCTCCGCACGCGAGCTCGGCCTCGGCGACGACCACGAGGGCATCCTCCGGCTGTCGACGCTGGGCCTCGACCCGGCGGTCGGCGCCGACGCGATCTCGCTGCTCGGCCTGGACGACACCGCCGTGGAGGTCAACGTCACCCCCGACCGCGGCTACGCGTTCTCGATCCGGGGCATCGCGCGCGAGTACTCGCACGCCACCGGCGCGGCCTTCCGCGACCCGGCCGATGCGGTGCGCGTTCACTCGACAGGCGCTCACGCGCACGGGTTCAGCGTGACGATCGACGACCGCGCGCCCATCCGCGGGCGCGTCGGAGCGACCGTGTTCGTGACGCGGGTGGTCCGCGACGTCGACGGCAGCCGGCCGACCCCGCCGTGGATGGTGGCGCGCCTGAAGCTCGCCGGCATCCGCTCCATCTCGCTCATCGTGGACATCACCAACTACGTGATGCTCGAGCTCGGCCAGCCCATCCACGGCTACGACCTGGACAAGCTGTCCGGCGGCATCGTGGTGCGTCGCGCGCACCCGGGCGAGACGCTCGTGACGCTCGATGACCAGACCCGCGCCCTCGACGCCGAGGACCTCCTCATCACCGACGAGTCCGGCGCGATCGGCCTGGCCGGCGTGATGGGCGGCGCGTCCACCGAGATCGGCGCGGACACCAGCAACGTGCTCGTGGAGGCCGCCAACTTCGACCCGGTGTCGATCGCCCGCACCGCCCGCCGGCACAAGCTGCCGAGCGAGGCGTCAAAGCGCTTCGAGCGCGGCGTGGACCCGCGGGTCGCCGTCGCGGCTGCCGCGCGCGTCGTGCAGCTCCTGGAGCAGCTCGCCGGCGGCCACGCCGACGAGCTCGGCTCGCTGCTCGACACGGCGGGGGAGGCCGAGCCGATCCGTCTGCCGAGCGACTACATCCCGAACCTGATCGGCGTCGAGTTCACCGACGACGAGGTGCGCGGCGCGCTCGCAGAGATCGGCGGCACCGTCACCGGCGAGGCCTCCGGCCTGCTGGTCGTGCCGCCGAGCTGGCGTCCCGACCTGCGCGACAAGTCCGACCTGGCCGAGGAGGTCGCCCGCATCGTCGGGTTCGACCGCATTCCGTCCGTGCTGCCCGTCGCGCCTCCCGGACGCGGCCTGTCGCGCGCCCAGAAGCTGCGCCGCGCCGTCGCCCAGATGCTCGCCGACAACGGCGCGACCGAGGTGCTCGCCTTCCCGTTCGTCTCGGAGGCGCAGAACGACCTGTTCGGCTCGCCCGAGGCCGGTTCGGTGCCCGCTGTGCGCCTGGCGAACGCGCTCGACGCGACCGCCCCGTACCTGCGCACGTCCCTGCTCCCCGGCCTGATCGACGTGGCCAAGCGCAACCTCGCGCGCGGCCTGGTCGACCTGCGCGTCTACGAGCTCGGTACGGTGTTCCTGCCCGGCGGAGGCGTGCTCGGCAGCGAGGAGCTGCCGCTCGGCGCCGCCCTCCCCGGCGACGACGTGCTGGCCGGCCTGAACGCGGGCATCCCCGCCCAGCCGCGCCACCTGGCCGGTCTGATCGTCGGCAGCCCGGTGGAGAAGCAGCCGGGCCAGACTCCCGTCGCGGCGGGTCTCGCCGACGCGCTCACGGCCATCCAGCAGACCGCGACCGCTGTGGGCGTGCGGGTGGAGCCGGTGCAGAGCCGCCACCAGGCGTTCCACCCCGGACGCACGGCGCAGCTCGTCGCGCACGCCGCGGACGGCGCGCGCGTCGTCGTCGGCTACGCCGGGGAGCTGCTGCCCGCGATCGCGGAGGACCTCGACCTCCCGCGCGTCGTCGCCGTCTACGAGCTCGACCTGGACGCGCTCATCGCCGTGGCGCCCGCCGACATCGTCGCGGGCGTGATCGCCGGGTTCCCCGCCGCGACGCAGGATCTGTCGCTCGTCGTGCGCGACGAGGTCTCGGCCGGCGAGCTGCTGGCCGCCGTCCGGGAGGGCGCGGGCGCGCTCCTGGAGGACATCCGCCTGGTCGACGACTATCGCGGAGCCGGCCTCCCGGCCGCCCACAAGAGCCTCACCTTCGCGCTGCGGTTCCGCGCGGACGACCGCACGCTCACCGCGGCCGAGGCCAGCGAGGCGAAGCTCGCGGGCGCGGCCCGCGCCGACGAGCTCTTCGGCGCCCACATCCGCGAGTAGCCCCTGCACATTCGTCACGAATGTCGCCTTTCGCCCGGCGAGAGTCGACATTCGTGACGAATGTCGCGGTGTGTGACGAGGGCGATTTGGCGACCGACCCGACCAGGGCGGTAGGGTTGCTGCATGCTTACTGTCGGTGCCCCCTCGATGCGCCGACGCCTGCGCGACCGCCGAATCTAGGCGGCGCTCGGGCGACCCTTCGCGGTCGGACAGGGGCGTCGCCGGATCCTCGGCCCCCTGTCGTCCACCCCATCAAGGAACAAGCATGACTTTCTCGGTTGCCGTCGCCGGTGCCTCCGGGTACGCGGGTGGCGAGGTGCTGCGCATCCTCGCCGACCATCCCGACTTCGAGATCCGCACCGTGACCGCGCACAACAACGCCGGTCACCCGCTCGCCGCGCACCAGCCGCACCTGCGCTCGCTCGCCCACCTCACCCTCACGGAGAACACGAAGCAGAACCTCGCCGGTCACGACGTCGTTTTCCTCGCGCTGCCGCACGGCCGCTCGGGGGAGGTGGCCGCCGACCTCCCGGAGGACACCCTCGTGGTCGACGCCGGCGCCGACCACCGGCTGGACGACCCGGCCGACTGGGCGGCGTTCTACGGCGGCGAGTACTACGGCTCCTGGGCGTACGGCGTCCCCGAGCTCATCGTCGGGGCGGACGGCGCCAAGCAGCGCGCGAACCTCGCCGGCGCGACCCGCATCGCCGCACCCGGCTGCAACGCCAGCGCCGTCTCGCTGGCCCTCGCGCCCGGCATCCACGCCGGCGTGATCGACGAGGAGGACCTCGTCAGCGTCCTCGCCGTCGGGCCCTCCGGCGCCGGGAAGTCGCTGAAGACGATGTACCTGGCCAGCGAGATCCTCGGCTCGGCCAACCCGTACGCGGTCGGCGGCACCCACCGGCACATCCCGGAGATCCAGCAGAATCTCCGCAAGGCCGGGGCCGTCAGCCCGACCCTCTCGTTCACCCCGGTGCTCGTGCCGATGTCGCGGGGCATCCTGGCGACCTCCACCGCCCGGGTGAAGCCGGGGGTGACCGCCGCCCACGTGCAGGAGGTCTGGGAGGCCGCCTACGCGGACGAGCCGTTCGTGCACGTCCTCCCCGCGGGAACCGTGCCGCGCACCGCGGACGTGCTGGGCTCGAACACCGTGCTGATCGGGGTCGCCCTCGACCAGGCGGCGGGCCGGGTCGTCACCGTCCTCGCCATCGACAATCTGTACAAGGGAACGGCCGGCGCGGCGATCCAGTCCGCGAACATCGCTCTCGGGCTCCCCGAGACCGCCGGTCTGAGTGTGAACGGAGTCGCGCCATGAGCGTCACCACTGCCAAGGGCTTCTCGGCGGCCGGCGTCGTCGCCGGCCTCAAGTCGAGCGGCAAGCGCGACCTCGCGCTCGTCCAGAACCGTGGACCGCTCACCGCGGCCGCCGCGGTCTTCACCACCAACCGCTGCAAGGCGAACCCCGTCCTCTGGAGCGAGCAGGTCATCGCCGACGGCGTGGTCTCGGCCATCGTCCTCAACTCCGGCGGGGCCAACTGCTACACCGGCTCGCAGGGCTTCCAGACCACCCACGCGACGGCGGAGGCCGTGGGCGCCGCGCTCGGCGTCTCCGCCGGCGACGTGCTGGTCTGCTCGACCGGCCTGATCGGCGACCAGCTCGACCTCGGCAAGCTGATCGCGGGGGTCGCGCAGGCGGCCACCGCGCTCGCGGGCGACTCCGGGCTCGGCGCCGCCGAGGCGATCATGACCACCGACACCCGGCCGAAGCAGGCCGAGCAGGTCTCCCCGGCCGGCTGGGCGGTGGGCGGGATGGCCAAGGGCGCGGGGATGCTCGCGCCGGGCCTCGCGACGATGCTCGTCGTCATCACCACCGACGCCGTGCTCGACTCCACGCAGCTCGGCACCGCCCTCCGCGCCGCGACCAGGGTCACCTTCGACCGCCTGGACTCGGACGGCTGCATGTCGACCAACGACACCGTCGCGCTGCTGGGCTCCGGCGCGAGCGGCGTCGCGCCCGACCCGGCGGAGTTCACGCTCGCGCTCACCGAGGTGTGCCGCAGCCTGGCGAAGCAGCTCCAGGAGGACGCCGAGGGGGCATCCCACGACGTGACGATCGAGGTCGTGAACGCCCGCACGGAGGACGACGCCG
This genomic stretch from Leifsonia sp. EB41 harbors:
- the pheS gene encoding phenylalanine--tRNA ligase subunit alpha, with the protein product MSETTEITEESVDAAVSAALAAIDAAGTSDALKAVRHDHTAESSPLARLNAAIRSLPGDQKAAAGKLVGGARARVNQAFAAKEAAIAAEEDAARLAAEAVDVTALPTRWTPGARHPLSLLQERIADIFIGMGWELAEGPELESEWYNFDALNFDADHPARAMQDTFFVEPTNAHLVLRTHTSPVQLRALLGNELPVYRIAPGRVFRTDEFDATHLPVFTQTEGIAVDKGLTMAHLRGTLDHFAKTLFGEGARVRLRPNYFPFTEPSAELDLWHPTFKGGARWIEWGGCGMVNPNVLRSAGIDPEVYSGFAFGMGVERALMFRNDVKDMRDMAEGDVRFSQQFGMVV
- the pheT gene encoding phenylalanine--tRNA ligase subunit beta encodes the protein MRVPLSWLGEYVDLEPGTTAEEVHAALVSVGLEEEDIHTFEINGPVVVGQVLDFVEEPQSNGKTIRWCQVRVAPEGQKAADGGEAVHGIVCGARNFFVGDKVVVTLPGSVLPGPFPIAARKTYGHVSDGMIASARELGLGDDHEGILRLSTLGLDPAVGADAISLLGLDDTAVEVNVTPDRGYAFSIRGIAREYSHATGAAFRDPADAVRVHSTGAHAHGFSVTIDDRAPIRGRVGATVFVTRVVRDVDGSRPTPPWMVARLKLAGIRSISLIVDITNYVMLELGQPIHGYDLDKLSGGIVVRRAHPGETLVTLDDQTRALDAEDLLITDESGAIGLAGVMGGASTEIGADTSNVLVEAANFDPVSIARTARRHKLPSEASKRFERGVDPRVAVAAAARVVQLLEQLAGGHADELGSLLDTAGEAEPIRLPSDYIPNLIGVEFTDDEVRGALAEIGGTVTGEASGLLVVPPSWRPDLRDKSDLAEEVARIVGFDRIPSVLPVAPPGRGLSRAQKLRRAVAQMLADNGATEVLAFPFVSEAQNDLFGSPEAGSVPAVRLANALDATAPYLRTSLLPGLIDVAKRNLARGLVDLRVYELGTVFLPGGGVLGSEELPLGAALPGDDVLAGLNAGIPAQPRHLAGLIVGSPVEKQPGQTPVAAGLADALTAIQQTATAVGVRVEPVQSRHQAFHPGRTAQLVAHAADGARVVVGYAGELLPAIAEDLDLPRVVAVYELDLDALIAVAPADIVAGVIAGFPAATQDLSLVVRDEVSAGELLAAVREGAGALLEDIRLVDDYRGAGLPAAHKSLTFALRFRADDRTLTAAEASEAKLAGAARADELFGAHIRE
- the argC gene encoding N-acetyl-gamma-glutamyl-phosphate reductase — translated: MTFSVAVAGASGYAGGEVLRILADHPDFEIRTVTAHNNAGHPLAAHQPHLRSLAHLTLTENTKQNLAGHDVVFLALPHGRSGEVAADLPEDTLVVDAGADHRLDDPADWAAFYGGEYYGSWAYGVPELIVGADGAKQRANLAGATRIAAPGCNASAVSLALAPGIHAGVIDEEDLVSVLAVGPSGAGKSLKTMYLASEILGSANPYAVGGTHRHIPEIQQNLRKAGAVSPTLSFTPVLVPMSRGILATSTARVKPGVTAAHVQEVWEAAYADEPFVHVLPAGTVPRTADVLGSNTVLIGVALDQAAGRVVTVLAIDNLYKGTAGAAIQSANIALGLPETAGLSVNGVAP
- the argJ gene encoding bifunctional glutamate N-acetyltransferase/amino-acid acetyltransferase ArgJ, translated to MSVTTAKGFSAAGVVAGLKSSGKRDLALVQNRGPLTAAAAVFTTNRCKANPVLWSEQVIADGVVSAIVLNSGGANCYTGSQGFQTTHATAEAVGAALGVSAGDVLVCSTGLIGDQLDLGKLIAGVAQAATALAGDSGLGAAEAIMTTDTRPKQAEQVSPAGWAVGGMAKGAGMLAPGLATMLVVITTDAVLDSTQLGTALRAATRVTFDRLDSDGCMSTNDTVALLGSGASGVAPDPAEFTLALTEVCRSLAKQLQEDAEGASHDVTIEVVNARTEDDAVTVGRAVSRSNLFKAAIFGNDPNWGRVLAAVGTTDAAFDPYGIDVAINGVQVCTAGEPDRPRDLVDLTPRAVHVLIDLHAGDETAAILTNDLTHDYVHENSAYSS